In bacterium, the genomic stretch TACAATCTTCCTTATCTCCTCAATATCCTGTTTGGTTAAGCTACAATAGGCAGGGAATGTCAAAATCATCAAAATCCCAAAGATTCCTCTTTTCATCTTACGACCTCCTTTAAAGCAGGCTCTTTATTGAACCTGCTTTTGTTATATAAAAACCTTTTAGGGTGACTAGATTTGCTCCCTCCTTTTTATAATTTTTCAAATTTTTCATTCTTAAAATTATAACATCATTTACAAAATTTTGCAAGGAAAATTTTTATCTTATCAATTCCAACCAGACCATAAATTCTCCCTTTTTTAGACTTTCCCATCTGCCATTTTTTAAGAAAAATGACCTTTTGAATGTGATTCCTTCATCTATAGGAAATAAAAAATTTTCGGAAGATGAAATAACAATGGTATTCTTTCCTTTGTTAAACAAAGAGGGATTAAGCCTTATTGAGCCTATTTGAAGAAGAGAGCCACTTCCACCTATGGAACAATCTCCTCTAATCCTTCCATTAATATCCACCGTTAATGCCCCTGGCTTTTCGGCTTGATAACTAAAGAAAAGAATAATTTCTTTAAATTTCTGTAGGTTTTCTGTAATGATTAACTCCTTTTTAATTTCACCCTTAAGCACAAAGGCATCCTTGCTTAATCTTTCGTTATCACCATTATCCTTTATAACAATCACACCCTCAATCTCTTTATGTATTCCTTCTGGATGAACAAGAGGATAAAAAAATCCCGATATATATTGAGAATAAACAAGATTTCCTGAAAAAAACAAGGGAATAAGGGATAAAAGGATAGGAGATAATTTTCTCTCTTTAATCTTTTCATACCACCAATTGAGGCTAAATCCGGCAAAGATAATAAAAATAGGAAGAAAACAAATTTTATATCTTCCCAAAATAAACACAATTACAATAGACAACATCCCAGAAAAGAGAAATAGATAAAGAAGGAGTATCCTTCTTAAAGACTTTATGGAGAGAATAGTTCCAACCAGGGCTAAAATCCCGACACTCCCAAATCCAAGGAATATGGGAAGCCTAAGCAACCAGGAATAATTCCTTTGCATCGGATAATTTGTATTATTTTCAATCTCATAAGCCTGCCAAAAAAGAAGGAATTTTTTAAGTTGCAAAAGAAAAAAGCCTTTTGGGTTATTTTTAAAAAACCTGATAACCTCATCTATATATGCCCCATCCCCTTTCTTTCTTACTATATCATCTACCATTTTTTGATAATGGGAGGGAGGGTAGGTGTATTCACCATCAGCATAAGGGTTATTCCCAATCCATAGATTAACTGGCCCATTGGTTGAGATCAGCACAAATCTGCCAGATACAAGGTAGTTCCTGATTGTTGCAGGAGAGATGGTAAGAAGGATAATTAAGCAAAGAAAGCCATATCTTAAGAATTTTGAATTTTGAATTTTGAATTTTGAATTAATGAGCATCCAGGGAAGAAGAAAGGGAATAAAGAGCAAGATATTTGCCCTGGCTAAGGCAGAGAGACCTAAAGAAATTCCAGCAAAGGCAATGTTTTTGTAAGATGGATTATCCTCTATTCTTAAGAGAAGAAAGATGGATAATGTATTTAGAAAGGTTATCAAGGATTCCATAAGCAAGACACCTTCGTGGATATAGAACATTGCATAAAGGATTGAGATAATCAGGGAGATATAGCCAATTGGTTTGTTAAAGACCTTCTTTGCGATTAAATAGGTTAAAAAGGAGGTTAGAACACCAAGGATCATCTGGATAAGCCTTGGAAAATAAGGGTCTATACCAAAGATTTTATAGATTAAGGCAAGGAAGTAGAAATATAGAGGACCATAGTAATATGGCCCTTTATTAGAGAATGTGCCATCAAGGATTTGCTTGGCATAGTTATCATAGGTAAGCATATCTGTTCCCAAAGGAGGATTATAAAACGAAGGGTCATTTGCCTTAAGAGAGGAAAGATAGATAAGGCGAAAGATAAGGGCAACAAGAAGAAGCAAGGAAACAATGATTATCTCTTTTTTATCAATAGTAATCTCTTTCTTTTGTTTTGCCTTCATTTTTTCGTATGTGTTTAACTCTCTTTAAAAGCTATTTTTCATTTTGCATTTTTAAGTTTTAAGTTTTTATTGTATCGCCATTATTTGCGGCATTTATTGCAGATTGAATGGTTGTATAGCTTCCTGGCGCAGGGAAATCTGCTGCTTTTGCCCTTTTAAAAAACCCATTCCCAAAACTACCAAACTTGCTTTTAAAAGCCTCTTCATTTTTCTTTTCCCTCCTTTTCTCCTTCAATCAGGGTTTTTATCTTTTTAATAAATTCTTTACTCTGAAGCCCATATTCTTCTACTTGCTCTTTGGTAAGCCAGCCTTCGT encodes the following:
- a CDS encoding glycosyltransferase family 39 protein, producing MKAKQKKEITIDKKEIIIVSLLLLVALIFRLIYLSSLKANDPSFYNPPLGTDMLTYDNYAKQILDGTFSNKGPYYYGPLYFYFLALIYKIFGIDPYFPRLIQMILGVLTSFLTYLIAKKVFNKPIGYISLIISILYAMFYIHEGVLLMESLITFLNTLSIFLLLRIEDNPSYKNIAFAGISLGLSALARANILLFIPFLLPWMLINSKFKIQNSKFLRYGFLCLIILLTISPATIRNYLVSGRFVLISTNGPVNLWIGNNPYADGEYTYPPSHYQKMVDDIVRKKGDGAYIDEVIRFFKNNPKGFFLLQLKKFLLFWQAYEIENNTNYPMQRNYSWLLRLPIFLGFGSVGILALVGTILSIKSLRRILLLYLFLFSGMLSIVIVFILGRYKICFLPIFIIFAGFSLNWWYEKIKERKLSPILLSLIPLFFSGNLVYSQYISGFFYPLVHPEGIHKEIEGVIVIKDNGDNERLSKDAFVLKGEIKKELIITENLQKFKEIILFFSYQAEKPGALTVDINGRIRGDCSIGGSGSLLQIGSIRLNPSLFNKGKNTIVISSSENFLFPIDEGITFKRSFFLKNGRWESLKKGEFMVWLELIR